DNA sequence from the Phaeobacter sp. G2 genome:
CGCGCCAAAGCTTCGCGCCAAAGGGGCGGGCGATGCGGTCGCGATGTTCCTGAGCCGCGATGCCGTGGCACCTTCGGCGCTTCCCTTGCCGGATCGCGCCGCGCGGCGGCTCTGCGACCGGCTGGTCGATCTCGGCGCGGTCCGTGAACTGACCGGGCGGGATACCTTCCGGCTCTACGGGGTGTAGCGATGGCGAAGGATCGCTCTGACCTCGAGCTTGACCGCGAGTTGACTGACCTGCCGCCTGAGCTGCGTTGGCGGGAATGGATGCGCAGGATCGAGGCGGTGCTCTTTGCCTCGTCCTCGCCGGTGCCGCGCGACGACCTGGCACGCGTGGTGGGGCAGGGGGCTGCGGTCGACCTTCTGATCGAGGACCTCGCCGCCGATCTGGATGGGCGGGCTTTTGAAGTTACGCAGGTCGCTGGCGGCTGGATATTCCGCACGCGACCCGCCTACGCCCCCGCGATCCGGGCCGCTGCGGATGTCGGCAATCAAATACTGGATCTGAGCGAGTTCGACGTCGCGGTCCTGGCCGCCATCGCCTATCACCAGCCGATCACGCGCGACGGGCTGAAGGACATCTTCGGCAAGGAGATCAGCCGTGACCTGATCGGTCGGCTACATGCGCGCGACCTGATTGGGACCGGGCCACGGTCGCCTCGACGCGGGGCGCCCTATACCTTCGTCACCACCGAGCAGTTCCTTGTTGCCTTCGGGTTGGAAAGCCTGCGCGATCTTCCCGATCGGGAGCAGTTGGAGGATGCGGGGGTTGTGGGCGAAGCGCCACATATCGATTATGGGTAACGCATTGCCGATGCTGAGGATGAAGTCCGCCGTTGTGCTTATCGTTTCATTTGCTGTGCAACGATTCATCTGCGCGCCAAGAGAATCGCGTGATTGCAATGTGATAATCGTTTCACGATTTCTGAACGAAGCCTCGTGCATTTATTAGCGACAAGGCATTCCCTCCTCATCGTTGTGGGCGGAGAGCCGACTTTCGGCGGCGCAGCGCAGCAACGGCAGCATTCCTGAGAATGCGGTCACCGGTGCACGGCGCAGCGATGATCCGGCACCGCGCATTGTGATCGGGTGGGGAGCGGACGGATGCCGAATGTATCTAATTTATTCCAAAAACGAAATCGTGCGAGCCACTCTCGGTCTAGTGTTTTGCATCTACGACGTAAAAGTTGTCACCGGCCGCTTCGATTACCTCGTCCGGCTGATCTTCGACGACAGTTAACGTGAGGACGCTGCAGTCATCCCGGTCTTCGGAAGGCTGGAACGCACCGCCCCGAAGAAACGCGGTCTTCTGTTCGGGATCGAGTGAGGCCCAGAACCCATCAGTCGTGAGAACCAGGCGCTGACCCGCCCCGAATGTTTGGACGGTCTCTTGGGGAACCATGAATCGTTTTGTGCGAAAGCTCCGCGTAAGGAGGTTACGCGACGGTGACCGTGCGAGCTCATCAATCGCTACCGGCGATATGGCGTTTGCCAGGGTGTGCGGCTGTATCGACCACTCGATATCAGACGTCTCTTGAACCAATCCTGCAAGACAATCACCGGCGTGGAGAATGCAGGTCGCACCCTGCCTTTCGATAAGTGCAATCACGACACTCGCCGAGTCTCGCCGATATGTGCGTGAAAGTTCCGCGTGGATCACGCGCAAACGGTCGATGATGGTCTTCGGTGTCACGACTTCCGCAACGACGAACCAGTCAATCAGATTGCGCGCCACGTAGCGAGCGAAAGCGCCACTGGCTTTCCCGTTCGAGGAGCCGTCGAGCACAACAGCAAGAACAGCATCGTCACGAAGTCCAAGCCCGCAACAATCGCGATTGTCATCGGTGCGATGTCCTTGTTCGCTGCGCCACCTGATCTCTACTCCCATCTCAGCCACCGCCATCGCAATTCGCGAGCGCGTCGATACGGTCGCGGACAATGTCGACGCGTCCAGCCGGGCCTCTGATATTCCCTTCCAGGAAGTTGTCGAAGTCCGCGTGTTCTTTGAATGCCCGGAGTTCTGAAGCGATAAAGTTGCGCACGTCTTCGTCTGCGCCTTGAACTTCAGCAAGAAGTTCCTCCCGCCCGTCCACGACGATTACGACATCTTCGAGATCATGGCTCCCCAACGGGTCGTCGCCACCACGCCCGCGGTAGGCTTCGAGCTTCGTCGCGATAAAGAGCGGCGCAGTCAGATGCTTGATCTCCAGCTCGCCCGTCAACGGATGTAACACTGCTGTTTCGATGCCCTGCGCATACCAGCGGTTCGAGAAACCGAGGATGCGTTCGTCGTCCGGCATGAAATCGACGATGAGTTCGCCAAGTCTCATGCGACAGATGACCTCGTCCTGCGGGGAAATCGTGAAGCCCTTCCCGAACAGTTGTTCCTCCAGCTCAATCCACTCGCCGTAACCGGCCAGGTCGACGATGAGATCGACATCATTTGTCAGTCTCACGTCTTCCAGCGTGATCGGATCGGTGATGAAGAGTGCCGTCGTACATCCGCCGACAAACACAAGGCGATCGCGCAGATCGTCCCCGATGGCCTCGGCCACGGTTTCGAGCATATAGAGAAGCTGCCCCTGGACTGTCATTTGTTCAGGAGCCTTTGCTTGAGCCGCTCGACGGCAAGATTGGATTCACGCTGCTTGCCAAGCCTGATGGCGTCGACCAGTGCGAGATATTCGTACAGGCGCTGGTCTTTCTGGACGGCCTCGGGGACAGATTTGAACAGCGGTTCAATCGAAAGTCCGCGCACTCGACCCTCCGCATAAGCCCATACATAGATGTCTTGGCCGACACTAATGAGCTGACCTTCGAGCATCGGCGCAGAGAACCCAGTTGGAACGCCTCGCTCTGGCGCGCCGGGTTTCGCCGGAAAGACAAACTTCAGACCATTGGCGATAAACTCGCACAGGTCACGACGATTTGGCTTCACCCGCCGATAGCTACGATCCCTTATGGCCAGGCCGGACTCTAGGCTACGGTTGAGCGAAGCGCTGACTTCTGTCTTGCTGATGCCAAGAGAATTGCCCAGACCACGGACCGAGTAAGGCTCTTCGCGACCCGAGGACCAGTCGGGGCTATCTAGAAGATCGGAATCTTCCTGATTTTGCAGGCTCACAAGCTTGAGCAAAATGACAATATCTTGACTTTTCATCATCTTATACGAAATGTCCTCTGTCCCCGGACCAAGGACACTTAGCCACACGAGGGACGTTTTGTCAAATTGCAAGTCCACACCGCTGTTGCAGGTATCGGTGAGAGGGGCTATGAAGCGTTCCGGGCTTTCCGGCAACTGTACTCAGGTTGGCTGAACTTCCCGGAAGTAGGTGCCGTTCACGACCATGCTGTTGAGCACGCTGAGCAGCTTTCTGGCCGTCGCAGCCAAAGCAGCTTTCACCGGTTTCCCTGCCTCCTGCAGCTTCTGCCAGAACGCTCTGAACGTCGCCGAGTGACGAGACGCGTGGCGCCGCCGCCACCGCCGGCAATGCGCTGCGCTTTGGCGCCGGTGATGCCGCCTTCGATGGCGGCGGCAATCCGGTCCATCGCGTCGTTGATCTCGACGAGGCTTTCGGCGCGATCCTTGAGGGGCAGATAGGTCAAATCGATATCGACCGAGATGCGCGGAAGGTCGCGATAGAAGAGGTTGATGGCCGTCCCGCCCTTCAGCGCAAATATCTCCTCCTTGGCCACATATGGGAGTATCCGCACGAGCAGGGCTACTTGGGCGGCATAGTCCTCACGCGCCATGACCACGTTCCTTTCTTGCAAACTCTTCGGGCACCATGATCCTGTAGCGCGGATGTATCTTGCCGCCTTTGACTAATGCGCGATCCCCGCTGCCGAGGTCGAACTCTTCCGGATCGAGTCGCTTGCGCCAGGCATGGTCGTGGCGGTCGGCGAACACGAAGAACAGGCGTTTGACCTTGATCTTCTTGCAACTGCTGAGCAGTGCCGAGAGGGTTCTCGGGCGCAACGTCGTCAGGCTTTCGAACGCCATGTCGAGGGTGTGAAAACTCTCTTGATCCGACAACTCGTCCAGCGCCTCAAACACCGCGCGTTCCGGCGAAGACATCACCAGTTTCCAGTCCCAGGGCAGGGACGATGCTGTCTCGTCGGGATTCCTTCGTGCGCCATCGACACCCAATTCAAGATCGGAGAACAGTGATACGCTGCGTGTGCGGAGTTCGGCGTTGAGCGGCAGTTTTTCGAGCCAGTTCGGGATTTTTGAGCCGTAGAGCCAGACTGTGCTCTTGTCGCCGAGGGAGAGATAGTGCGCATAGCCTTGCAGGCCCAATGCCGTCACCCCGCCGATATGGACAGGGTAGTGCATGATGTGCTGGAGCGAGAGCAGGCAGGTCTTCCAGTCGAGCGTGTTCGTGGTGGCGTTGCCTGGTGCCGGGCGGCGGAAGACGCCGCGGCCAAGGCGTTCTAGCCAGCCGCGTTGGACATAGGCGTAGGACGAACGCCGGCCTATCCCGTGGTGCTCAAGCCAGGCGGAGTCCACGAGGAACCCCGTGGGAACAGCCTCAAGAAGGCTCTTTAGTTTTTCGTGTTCTTGTCCACTCATGCGCGACACAATGATATATTTTTAAAGAGGAGGCTACATGTTTCTGTGAAAACCTGTGAGATAGTCCGTCAAGGATCGACAAATTCTGGAATTTTCAAAGAGACTGGTGGTTGTCAACTCTGAAGCTCACCAGCAAAGCAGGGCGTGGATGCCCTCGGAGGGCTGAGAAGACATCCGGCCATTCGGATCGAACAGTCAAAGCTATGTGCCCCTGTCGAAGCCGCTGCGCCAAACCAGAGTCAGGTTTCACTTTCGATTGTGGCGTTCTTTTGCCCATACAAACATCGCACCGACGGCAGCATTGGCTTGCTGCACGCTGAACACTTCCGGTTCGAACGCGCCCGCCCATTGCTTTGTATCGCGATGTTCCGGGTGGTGTTTGTCGGTCAGCGCGTCGAGAAATTCTTCGTAAGAATAGGGCCCGCCACTATCCTCTGGCGGGCACGCTCGCTCTCCGGCAACACAGGCGGGGAAGTCCAGATCTGGTCTTCCGGTTGGTTTGCTAATCTTCTCAACGGTGACGAGATGCCGCCAACCATCGCCGAAGTCATAAGTATATGTGAACTGACTGCCTTTCTTGACCAGCTCTCCAAGAGCAAACTTCTTTTCGTCCTTCCGGCCATCGTTTAGGTCCCAGCTGTCGTCACGTTCGTCGCGGGCCTCGAACCTGTCTTCGCCAATCTCGAACTCATGCAGATGATAGTCTTGCCAAGGCATAGCGCCTTGGAGAACGGAATGCAGGATGTCCAAGCTGATGTCATTCGGCACGAGGATCCGGCGCCAGATCGGTGGTTTGATGCCAATAAGTTCGATTTTCAGCTCAATCAAAGTGTGTTCCGCCTGTCTCAATGGCCCTGCCGTTCAAGTAATTTTTGATTCTTAAGCTGAAGCATTCAAGGGGAACATTGGCCCCTCCTGCCCTTTGGTCAGGACCGCGCCCTACTCGGTCGGCTGCACGCAGCCGCCCTCCCCGAGCCGAAACGCCGCCTCTCCCTGCGACGTGCCGCTGGCAGTGCAGTCTCCTCCGGAGCCGGCCCAACCAGCCGTCGCATGGTCGTGGCAACGCTCCATCTCGGCCGTTCCGGTTACGGTCACTGGGGCGGGGGTGTGCCCTCAACGGTGCGAACAGATGTATGTGGCCATCGGCGCAATCAAGAATAAAGCATGGGAAATGCTTCAACCATGACGTTAGTCGTTGCAAAGATGGCTGTGCAAAATAGTGTGGTTCGGAGAGGGTTCCGATAATGTCTTCAATAATCAAGTTTTTCCGAATTACATTCTTTCTCGTCCTATATTTTTTCTTATGCATGGTCGTGGTGACCACAATGCTTCAGGCTTGGCCGATTGGCGGCCAGATGTTGTTTGCATTTGGTGTTCCCGTCATTCTGGTCTGGTGGCAAGAAAAACGGAGATCGCGGAAAGTCGCTGCAAAGGCGCAAGCCGAGGGGAGTTCCGCAAACCTACCCTCCCGACCTGAGCCGGTGCCGCGCCCAAGTGCCTACGACAAGCGTATCGAGCGTGAGCGCGAACGAACCCGCGAAGCCAACGCGTCCAAACAGCCGGCTGCCGTGCAGGCTTACTCCCCACCAAAGCAGGACTACGCTGAAATCGTTCGGGCTGGAAAGTCTGCGGCGCCGGCACTTGCAGCGGCCGCTGAACGAAACCAGCCCTCGCGAGTGGCATCGAGCGCATCGGCCCGATCATCGAAAAGCGGGTGGGTCCGGTCTAACGAAACAGCTAGCGTCGCCGGCCGCAACATCGGCGGGATGGTCTATGTCGGCACGCCTCCCTTGCTGAACACCCACGGGTATCGTGACAAGTGCCGAGCCTATATCGATCCATCCCTGTCTGTCGCGCGCTCTGGAGCCGACAAAGCTGGTGAAGGTATGCCCTACTGGCCCGGATACTCGGATATCTCACCTCAGTGCCGGGCGACCTACCTCGACTGGTTGGCCAGCGGGCGCAACGACGCCTCCTACAACCCCGGCTACATGTTCCTGTACTTCTACGGGCTGGAGCGTCGCTTCTTCGTCGATCAGTCCAACGAAGATGCCAAAGATATCGTCCAGGAAGTTCGGCGGCTGCAGTCACTTTACCCTGACAACCATTCCGTCAGGCGGTACTTGGGCGAGTTCCTCGATATTGCGATGCTTGCCGAAGCCGACCTCGACACTATCGAGCCGATTTTCGAGAAGCAGGGGTGGGAGCTTCCGTTCTCACTCAAATACGCAATCGGAGCTCGGATCGACAAAGGCGAGAACCTGACCGCTGACTGGTTGCTGAGTTGGTTCATCTGCCATCCGGAAACATATTTGAGAACTCCCGCGACGCGGTGCCGTGACGAGTTCGTCGCTCTTTTCCGTATGCGGTTTGATCGGCGTTTTCCTGATGGGCTCAAAGTGACAAAACCCCGGAAATCACTCACCGCATCCTATCGAGCCGCCTCCAGCGAGTTTCAGGGGTCCGCCAACCCAACCGTCGATGGCAAGCCGGTCCCCGATATTTCCGGCCTGCGCAAACCGGTCGAGATTGCCCAGGAGTTGGCAGATGAGGTGATGAATGACCTCGACAAACTAAGCCGTTTCCTGGGCCGAAATCCTGATGGGCGCGGAAGCGTGGAAGCGCATGCCTTGTTGCCCTCTGATCTATGGGATGCCTTCCCATCAGAGGAAATGGAACGCTTGAAATCTTGGGCAAGCGATATCGTCGATCGCGGGGGATTGGTGCCGCTTGAGGAGGTAATCGGACGACTGGAGGGAGAAACGAACGAGAAGATCGGAAAACGGCAAATGACAGGAGCCGCAGACGCGCTGGCGCGCCTCGGTTTCGGTCTGGCACCCGACCCTCGGTTTGCGCTCCGGTCGCCCAAGGCGGAGGAGCCTGTCGTGCTGTTTAGTCTGGGTGAACCCATCGATAGACTGGAGGAAGTTTCCGACAGCTATAGAAGCGCCTTGATCGAATTGGCACTTGGGTCGTTCGTCGCCCACGCTGATGGTCGCATCGCGGAGCCTGAACGCAGGGCGTTGGAAGATCAGGTTTCTGCCGCGGCCCTCAGCGATCAGGAACGCCGCAGGCTTCGTGCAAACCTTGAATGGTTCCTGGCCGTGCCACCGGACATGGCACTTCTGCGGCGGAAACTGAAGGAGGTGGGCCAAGACAACCAGGCCGCCATGCGGGCAGCGCTGGTTGGTGCAGCACATGCCGATGGCATCATTCACTCCGACGAAGTCGCAAGCATCGAGAAAATCTACAAGGCTTTGGGACTTGATCCCGCGCTTGCCTACTCTGACCTGCATGCTGGTGAAGTTGCGGATGGTCCGCGCACCGTTCGTGCCTCGCAACCAGGTCGCCCGGGCGAAGCGATACCCGAACTTGAAAAAGCCAGCGGACCCAAACTCGACGCGTCGCGGATCGCAGCAATCCGTTCAGACACTGAGCGAGTGTCGTCCGTCCTGGGGCAGATTTTTGACGTCGAAGAGGAAGAACGTGGTGCGTCCGGGCCCGCCAGCCAAAGCCAGCTGGCGGGGCTTGACCTGAAACACGGCGCCATTGTCCTCGAACTAATTACTCGGGAGCATTGGTCTGACACAGAGTTCGAGACGATCTGCGCCTCGCATGGCTTGATGGCGTCCGGAGCACTGGAAGTCGTGAACGAATGGGCTTTTGAGACCTACGATGAAGCGCTGCTCGACGAGTATGATGGATATGACGTGTCTCCGGAGATTGCGGAGGCGGTAAAAGAAAAGATGAGTGCGGAGGGCAGGGATGTCTAAGTTGAAACCACGTGAACGCGATGCAATCGTACAGGCGCTTCGGGCCGGGGTCGTGCCCAAGCTCGGTTTGCGCCATATCCAGGTCGGCCGCGTCCGGGAGATTGAAGAGCTCGTCAAAGACATGGACCGGATATCCGATGGCGGATCGGCAATCCGGTTCATCATCGGGGAATACGGATCGGGCAAGACGTTCTTCATGAACCTGATCCGCCTCGTGGCCTTGGAGAAAGGCTTGGTCGTGATGTTCGCAGATTTGGCGCCAGATCGCCGCATTCACGCGACCGGCGGACAAGCCCGTGGGCTCTACGCGGAGATGGCCCGAAACCTCTCGACGCGGACCAAGCCCGATGGCGGGGCATTGGCCAGCGTGGTGGAGCGTTTTGTCAGCCAGGCTCACCGAGATGCTGAAGAACGGGATTTGCCCACGGGGACCGTCATTCGTGAACGCCTTGGCCACTTTGAAGAACTTACCGGAGGGTTTGAGTTCGCCGAAGTCATCCGTCGATATTGGGAAGGCCATGAGACCGGCGACGACGAGTTGAAATCCGCAGCCCTGAGATGGCTGCGCGGCGAGTTCGCGACACGCACCGACGCGCGCAAGGCGCTTGGTGTGCGAACGATCATCGACGACGCCAGTGTCTATGACCATCTGAAGCTGATGTCGGCATTCGTGTGCGAGGCCGGGTATAAAGGATTGCTGGTCGGCCTCGACGAGATGGTGAACCTCTACAAGCTCACTTCGTCGCAGGCCCGCAATGCAAACTACGAACAGATCCTCCGGATCCTGAACGATGTGCTGCAGGGTAGCGCCGAGAACCTCGGATTCCTTATGGGTGGAACCCCGGAGTTTCTGATGAACACCCGTCGAGGGCTCTATAGCTACGAAGCCCTTCAATCGCGTTTGGCCGAGAACACCTTCGCGCGAGACGGATTGGTCGACCTTTCAGGACCGGTTGTCCGGCTGGCCAGCCTGACCCCTGAAGATCTCTTCGTTCTTCTGGCCAATGTGCGGCGGATCATGCAGGACGATGCCGGTGCTCTGCCGGACGACGCGCTCGAGGCCTTCATGGCGCATTGTTCGGACCGGATCGGTGAAGCTTACTTCCGCACCCCGCGCAATACGGTGACGGCCTTCGTGAACCTGCTTTCCGTGCTCGAGCAAAACCCCGGTGTCGAGTGGAGCGATCTGATCGAAAAGATCGAAGTCTCCGAAGACCTCGGCGAAGACATGACCGAGGTAGACGAGTCGACTGGTGCCCAAGACCTTGGTGACGATGATCTGATCAGCTTCAAGCTCTGACGCCGATGAGCAGTGC
Encoded proteins:
- a CDS encoding TerB N-terminal domain-containing protein — encoded protein: MSSIIKFFRITFFLVLYFFLCMVVVTTMLQAWPIGGQMLFAFGVPVILVWWQEKRRSRKVAAKAQAEGSSANLPSRPEPVPRPSAYDKRIERERERTREANASKQPAAVQAYSPPKQDYAEIVRAGKSAAPALAAAAERNQPSRVASSASARSSKSGWVRSNETASVAGRNIGGMVYVGTPPLLNTHGYRDKCRAYIDPSLSVARSGADKAGEGMPYWPGYSDISPQCRATYLDWLASGRNDASYNPGYMFLYFYGLERRFFVDQSNEDAKDIVQEVRRLQSLYPDNHSVRRYLGEFLDIAMLAEADLDTIEPIFEKQGWELPFSLKYAIGARIDKGENLTADWLLSWFICHPETYLRTPATRCRDEFVALFRMRFDRRFPDGLKVTKPRKSLTASYRAASSEFQGSANPTVDGKPVPDISGLRKPVEIAQELADEVMNDLDKLSRFLGRNPDGRGSVEAHALLPSDLWDAFPSEEMERLKSWASDIVDRGGLVPLEEVIGRLEGETNEKIGKRQMTGAADALARLGFGLAPDPRFALRSPKAEEPVVLFSLGEPIDRLEEVSDSYRSALIELALGSFVAHADGRIAEPERRALEDQVSAAALSDQERRRLRANLEWFLAVPPDMALLRRKLKEVGQDNQAAMRAALVGAAHADGIIHSDEVASIEKIYKALGLDPALAYSDLHAGEVADGPRTVRASQPGRPGEAIPELEKASGPKLDASRIAAIRSDTERVSSVLGQIFDVEEEERGASGPASQSQLAGLDLKHGAIVLELITREHWSDTEFETICASHGLMASGALEVVNEWAFETYDEALLDEYDGYDVSPEIAEAVKEKMSAEGRDV
- a CDS encoding ATP-binding protein is translated as MSKLKPRERDAIVQALRAGVVPKLGLRHIQVGRVREIEELVKDMDRISDGGSAIRFIIGEYGSGKTFFMNLIRLVALEKGLVVMFADLAPDRRIHATGGQARGLYAEMARNLSTRTKPDGGALASVVERFVSQAHRDAEERDLPTGTVIRERLGHFEELTGGFEFAEVIRRYWEGHETGDDELKSAALRWLRGEFATRTDARKALGVRTIIDDASVYDHLKLMSAFVCEAGYKGLLVGLDEMVNLYKLTSSQARNANYEQILRILNDVLQGSAENLGFLMGGTPEFLMNTRRGLYSYEALQSRLAENTFARDGLVDLSGPVVRLASLTPEDLFVLLANVRRIMQDDAGALPDDALEAFMAHCSDRIGEAYFRTPRNTVTAFVNLLSVLEQNPGVEWSDLIEKIEVSEDLGEDMTEVDESTGAQDLGDDDLISFKL
- a CDS encoding SMC-Scp complex subunit ScpB, which codes for MAKDRSDLELDRELTDLPPELRWREWMRRIEAVLFASSSPVPRDDLARVVGQGAAVDLLIEDLAADLDGRAFEVTQVAGGWIFRTRPAYAPAIRAAADVGNQILDLSEFDVAVLAAIAYHQPITRDGLKDIFGKEISRDLIGRLHARDLIGTGPRSPRRGAPYTFVTTEQFLVAFGLESLRDLPDREQLEDAGVVGEAPHIDYG
- a CDS encoding type IV toxin-antitoxin system AbiEi family antitoxin; translation: MSGQEHEKLKSLLEAVPTGFLVDSAWLEHHGIGRRSSYAYVQRGWLERLGRGVFRRPAPGNATTNTLDWKTCLLSLQHIMHYPVHIGGVTALGLQGYAHYLSLGDKSTVWLYGSKIPNWLEKLPLNAELRTRSVSLFSDLELGVDGARRNPDETASSLPWDWKLVMSSPERAVFEALDELSDQESFHTLDMAFESLTTLRPRTLSALLSSCKKIKVKRLFFVFADRHDHAWRKRLDPEEFDLGSGDRALVKGGKIHPRYRIMVPEEFARKERGHGA
- a CDS encoding plasmid pRiA4b ORF-3 family protein, which produces MIELKIELIGIKPPIWRRILVPNDISLDILHSVLQGAMPWQDYHLHEFEIGEDRFEARDERDDSWDLNDGRKDEKKFALGELVKKGSQFTYTYDFGDGWRHLVTVEKISKPTGRPDLDFPACVAGERACPPEDSGGPYSYEEFLDALTDKHHPEHRDTKQWAGAFEPEVFSVQQANAAVGAMFVWAKERHNRK